One Pirellulales bacterium DNA window includes the following coding sequences:
- a CDS encoding SAM-dependent methyltransferase, with amino-acid sequence MRDNEASRTAQYMALFRALESVQPDGQRLFADAFAREFLGPGLRRVVDFASVPLFGRTIPWIIDRRWPGARTSGVARTRHIDEQLSRALNGGARQVVILGAGFDCRAYRIPGIERARVFEVDHPATQQAKRLCLERLLGAMPEHVELVGIDFNRESLDQRLTAAGLSHARPTMWIWEGVTNYLTAEAVDGTMRTVRRMADRSRLVFTYVHRDVLADSTTFPAGRALRATLAKAGEEWTFGFDPAELPAYLAERGFRLIEDLGSVEYRQKWLPARPRLLRGYEFYRLAVADSVA; translated from the coding sequence ACAACGAGGCCAGCCGCACGGCCCAGTACATGGCGCTCTTCCGTGCGCTCGAATCGGTGCAGCCTGACGGCCAGCGACTATTTGCCGATGCCTTTGCGCGCGAGTTCCTAGGTCCTGGACTGCGGCGCGTCGTCGATTTTGCAAGTGTTCCGCTTTTCGGTCGGACGATTCCCTGGATCATCGACCGGCGATGGCCGGGAGCTCGCACGTCGGGCGTGGCCCGCACTCGTCATATCGACGAGCAGTTGTCGCGCGCCTTGAACGGCGGAGCGCGGCAGGTCGTGATTTTGGGGGCCGGCTTTGATTGCCGGGCCTACCGAATTCCCGGCATCGAGCGAGCGCGGGTCTTCGAGGTCGATCATCCGGCTACCCAGCAGGCCAAGCGGCTGTGCCTAGAGCGGCTTCTGGGTGCCATGCCTGAACACGTCGAACTCGTGGGCATCGACTTTAATCGAGAATCGCTCGACCAGCGGCTCACAGCTGCCGGGCTGTCGCACGCTCGTCCGACCATGTGGATTTGGGAGGGTGTAACCAACTACCTTACTGCCGAGGCGGTGGATGGCACCATGCGTACTGTGCGCCGGATGGCGGATCGCAGCCGGCTGGTGTTCACGTACGTTCATCGCGACGTGCTGGCCGACAGCACAACTTTTCCCGCTGGGCGAGCGCTGCGGGCCACACTGGCCAAGGCCGGCGAAGAGTGGACATTTGGCTTCGATCCGGCAGAATTGCCGGCTTATTTAGCTGAGCGTGGGTTCCGACTGATCGAGGATCTGGGCTCGGTCGAATATCGCCAGAAATGGCTTCCGGCACGGCCGCGCCTGCTGCGCGGTTACGAGTTTTATCGCTTGGCCGTCGCCGACAGTGTGGCGTGA